The Oncorhynchus nerka isolate Pitt River linkage group LG13, Oner_Uvic_2.0, whole genome shotgun sequence sequence tcatgcacctgtatctAAACAGGGAAAAATACAtaatgtcatctatgcacttaaatggaggacacttttcccctggttcattttcatgccagccaggtaggctatactcctgtcgTAAAGATAAGCAatatgcttaatattaggaaagttgagaaataaatatagtaggcctagcctatagaaagctgatgggatcctcctctttttaatagaggccatcacttgGTTCTCTCACACAATTGcatatagaaatgttgtgcaacatgagctcatgaagtgtgtgattagatggacaatagagtgctgagtaccaggcacgTAGCACGTTTGGTAGACTATTAATGACCAGCAGAGCTTGGAGGAGCCTAATTACTGTGACTGTTCACCGGTGTGTTGGTAATACTGTCACCGTAACAACCATGGCTCACTTTCCaaatcctctccccctctcctctacctgtaaCTCTTCCCCAGGGCGAGGTTGACCTTCTCAGCCAACTTACctgataaataaaggtgaatagaatgaataactacacacaccaGGCACACTTCTACATCCCCAGCTATCCCCTGACCTCTGTCTGACCTCTGTTTTAGGAGGCGTTATATCGCTTTGTGGCGGCAGCGGATGAGGAGGCGCCACGTGGAACATTCCTCCGCTCTCTCCCCGGATCAGCGCTTCAAGATCCTACCTCTATTTTATTACTCTcattctcttccctcttcctcctgtccccctcctgtccccctcctctccccctcctcccctcagacatGTCAGGCTAACGCTGTACACTGAATCGGTATGGTTGGTGTTAGCAGGATGCTAGGCTAATGGCTAATGTAAATTAGATAACAGGGTAGCACAGAGCAAGAATCTATAACACCCTCTACAGATAAAGAGGCAGGTAACACAAACTCACTAATCTCTGAACCCATAAAAATTCTGTCATGATTGTCTCGGATGAGGGGAGACTCCCTCCACAGACTCACTGGTCCAGTTCAGTACCTACCATGTACATATGACCAGGGAGATCGTTGAAGAATCACCGCGGAATTGGATGTTGGGAAATGCCTTCAGACCCGTCCActggggcaacagtgagcgctattACCATCCAGTAGACTTGGTTTGAGGACAGGGGTGGTTAACTAACTAAATGTAACCCTTCATTTAAACATGTTGACGTTTGGAGCAATGGGACACCACAACAGTGTCAGAAACACTGACATTTGGATAAACGTAGATGAATGACTAGTTCTGCAGTGAGACAGAGCTTGTTGCATATGACATATCAATCCCTGCATTAACAATATGGACCAGTTGACCAGAACCATCCGAGTCCATTCTGGAGCAAAAACAACAATCAGAATGATCCAGAAGCCAACAATGCAGTGTGATGAGGCCAGTAGGAAGCAGAGAACTGCTTCTGTTCTGTTCAGTAGGAAGCAGAGAACTGCTTCTGTTCTGTTCAGTAGGAAGCAGAGAactggttctgttctgttcagtagGAAGCAGAGAactggttctgttctgttcagtagGAAGCAGAGAACTGCTTCTGTTCTGTTCAGTAGGGAGCAGAGAACTGCTTCTGTTCTGTTCAGTAGGGAGCAGAGAACTGTTTCTGTTCTGTTCAGTAGGGAGCAGAGAACTgcttctgttctgttcagttcagTAGGAAGCAGAGAactggttctgttctgttcagtagGAAGCAGAGAACTGCTTCTGTTCTGTTCAGTAGGAAGCAGAGAactggttctgttctgttcagtagGAAGCAGAGAactggttctgttctgttcagtagGAAGCAGAGAactggttctgttctgttcagtagGAAGCAGAGAACTGCTTCTGTTCTGTTCAGTAGGGAGCAGAGAACTGCTTCTGTTCTGTTCAGTAGGGAGCAGAGAactggttctgttctgttcagtggGAAGCAGAGAACTGCTTCTGTTCTGTTCAGTAGGGAGCAGAGAactggttctgttctgttcagtagGAAGCAGAGAACTGCTTCTGTTCTGTTCAGTAGGAAGCAGAGAactggttctgttctgttcagtagGAAGCAGAGAactggttctgttctgttcagtagGAAGCAGAGAactggttctgttctgttcagtagGAAGCAGAGAACTGCTTCTGTTCTGTTCAGTAGGGAGCAGAGAACTGCTTCTGTTCTGTTCAGTAGGAAGCAGAGAACTGCTTCTGTTCTGTTCAGTGGGAAGCAGAGAACTGTTTCTGTTCTGTTCAGTAGGGAGCAGAGAACTGCTTCTGTTCTGTTCAGTAGGGAGCAGAGAACTGTTTCTGTTCTGTTCAGTAGGGAGCAGAGAACTgcttctgttctgttcagttcagTAGGAAGCAGAGAactggttctgttctgttcagtagGAAGCAGAGAACTGCTTCTGTTCTGTTCAGTAGGAAGCAGAGAactggttctgttctgttcagtagGAAGCAGAGAactggttctgttctgttcagtagGAAGCAGAGAactggttctgttctgttcagtagGAAGCAGAGAACTGCTTCTGTTCTGTTCAGTAGGGAGCAGAGAACTGCTTCTGTTCTGTTCAGTAGGGAGCAGAGAactggttctgttctgttcagtggGAAGCAGAGAACTGCTTCTGTTCTGTTCAGTAGGGAGCCCAGGACATTCAGACATTCTGCAGGTTTTAACCTcaatttacatttttgttttgaATGAGTTATTTAACGTTAGCTTGGAGTGGCTAACAGGTTAGCGTGAATCTATTACCCTGAGAAAGTTTAACAAAATGTATATGAACAACACTACTACACTGTATATACGAATGGGTGaatattaatttatttatttgaagtGGGGGTTTTTTTAGCAGCTGTTTATGATTGAGTTTCTTCTTGTTAGAGGCGGGGCTTAAATGGCTATCAGGGTCAGCCTCCGGTTGTCATGGCAGCAGACCTGTGATTGACATGCATCGTTAGAGTTTTATTACAGAGGCTGAATAAACAGTGGGTTCAAAACCAGAAGGAACACGACTGGTCGACTCTTACTGtaggagtgcacacacacacaccttacatctgacacacacaggccttacatctgacacacacacaccttacatctgacacacacacaccttacatctgacacacacacgccttacatctgacacacacaggccttacatctgacacacacacaccttacatctgacacacacacacacaccttacatctgacacacacaggccttacatttgacacacacacacaccgtacatctgacacacacaggccttacatctgacacacacacacaccgtacatctgacacacacaggccttacatctgacacacacacaccttacatctgacacacacacaccttacatctgacacacacacacatctgacacacacaccttacatctgacacacacacaccttacatctgacacacacacaccttacatctgacacacacacaccttacatctgacacacacacaccttacatctgacacacacaggccttacatctgacacacacaggccttacatctgacacacacacaccttacatctgacacacacacgccttacatctgacacacacaggccttacatctgacacacacacaccttacatctgacacacacacaccttacatctgacacacacacaccttacatctgacacacacacaccttacatctgacacacacaggccttacatctgacacacacacaccttacatctgacacacacacaccttacatctgacacacacacccttacatctgacacacacaccttacatcacacaggccttacatctgacacacacacacccatttacatctgacacacacaggccttACATCTTAcatcacacacaccttacatctgacacacacaggccttacatctgacacacacaggccttacatctgacacacacacaccacaggctttacatctgacacacacaccttacatctttacatctgacacacacacaccttacatctgacacacacacaccttacatctgacacacacacacctgacacacacacacaccttacatctgacacacacaggccttacatctgacacacacaggccttacatctgacacacaGGCCTTACATCCTTACATCTGACACACAGGCCTTACATCACACAGGCCTTACATCCATACAGGCCTTACATCACACAGGCCTTACATCACACAGgccttacatctgacacacacaccttacatctgacacacacaggccttacatctgacacacacacacttacatctgacacacacacttacatctgacacacacaggccttacatttgacacacacac is a genomic window containing:
- the LOC135574652 gene encoding uncharacterized protein LOC135574652, which gives rise to MDQLTRTIRVHSGAKTTIRMIQKPTMQCDEASRKQRTASVLFSRKQRTASVLFSRKQRTGSVLFSRKQRTGSVLFSRKQRTASVLFSREQRTASVLFSREQRTVSVLFSREQRTASVLFSSVGSRELVLFCSVGSRELLLFCSVGSRELVLFCSVGSRELVLFCSVGSRELVLFCSVGSRELLLFCSVGSRELLLFCSVGSRELVLFCSVGSRELLLFCSVGSRELVLFCSVGSRELLLFCSVGSRELVLFCSVGSRELVLFCSVGSRELVLFCSVGSRELLLFCSVGSRELLLFCSVGSRELLLFCSVGSRELFLFCSVGSRELLLFCSVGSRELFLFCSVGSRELLLFCSVQ